ATTTCGACGATGTCTGGTTATGGCAGTACGGGGAACTTGTTTGAGAGTTTATATCGGTTAGGTAAGGATGGGAGTGTCACGCCTGGTTTAGCTAGCCAAAGTAAGGTTTCAAAAGATGGTAAAACTTATACGTTCACGATTCGCAATGCCAAGTGGAGTGATGGCTCAGCGATTACGGCGCAAGACTTCGTCTACTCATGGCGGCGTACGGTCACGCCCGCGACTAAGTCTCAGTATGCGTATTTATTTTCAGGCGTTAAAAATGCAGATGCAATTGTCGCTGGAAAAAAGTCGGCCAACACGTTGGGAGTCAAGGCCAGTGGCAAACATACCTTTATCGTGACGTTGGATAAACCCATCACTTATTTCAAGAAATTGATGACTTATCCATTATTTGGCCCAATCAGTGAAAAAGCTATTAAAAAATGGGGGAGTAAGTACGCCACCAAAGCGCAATACATGGTATACAGTGGGCCATTCAAGTTAACTGGCTGGACTGGGACCAATAATAAATGGACGTATGTTAAAAATAATCAATATTGGGATAAAAAAGTCGTTCATTTAAATAAAATTAACTATAGTGTGAATGAAAGTTCGACGACCACTTTGAACTTGTTTCAAGAGAATAAACTGGATTTAACGCAGTTATCAAGTGAACAAGTGAAAAATATGAAAGCGAATAAGACTTACACCACGTATCCTTATTCAATCACGGCCTTCCTGGTTTATAATTTCCAAGATAGTAATGCCACGATTAAAAAGGCTTTGAGCAATCAAAAGATTCGCCAAGCTATCTCGTTATCAATTAATCGAGATCAACTTGTCAAAAATGTAATTGGAGACGCATCGAAGCCAGCCAAAACGTTCGTGCCACAAGATCTCGCCAAAGATCCCAAAAATGGTCAAGATTTTGCCAGTGAATCAACCGTCAAAAATTCGACGTCATATAATCCCAAGCTAGCAAAAAAGCTTTGGCAACAAGGGTTAAAAGAGGTTGGAATTAAACGGTTAACGATTAGCATGTTAACGTCGAATGACGAACCAAATAAACCAATTTCCCAATATTTCAAAGGCCAATTAGAGAAGACTTTACCAGGCCTAACGATTAATCTTTCAAATCTCCCGGCCAAGGTGGCGTCTTCCCGAGCACAACAAGGTGATTTTGATGTTTATCTGAGTGGTTGGGGTGCTGATTTCAATGATCCAATCTCACATCTACAAATTATGACGAGTGGCAGTGGTTATAATTATGGTAAATATAACCGTAGCACCTATAACGCATTGATTAAGAAAGCTCAAAATCAAGATGCTAATAATGCCGAAGCCCGCTGGCAAGATACGTTGCAAGCGGAAAAGGTGATTATGCAAGATCAAGGGATTACGCCAATTTATCAGACGGTTTATTCCTACTTACAGAATCCTAAAGCCAAGGGTATCATTCACAATACAGCCGGTACCCAATGGAATTACAAGTATGCTTATATGGAAAAATAAATTTAATTAAAAAAAATAGTAAGACGGCAACCGGTATGTTAAAGGTTAGCCGTCTTTTTGGCGCAAAAAAAGTGAGCTAACCGCAGTTAACTCACTTTAAATGATTATTTTAGCTTGTTGTTTTCCATAATATCATCGATCAAACCATATTCTTTGGCTTCTTGCGCCGTTAAATAGTTATCACGTTCAGTATCATGATTCAACTTTTCAACTGGTTGATCAGAATTGCTTGCTAAAATTTCGTTGATCTTTTTACGGGTCTTCAAAATTTCTTCAGCAACGATTTCAATTTCAGTTTGTTGCCCTTGAGCACCACCAGAAGGTTGGTGAATCAAGATTTCTGAATTAGGTAAAGCAAAACGCTTGCCCTTAGTCCCAGAAGAAGCGAGGACACTGGCCATAGAAGCTGCCATCCCCATAACAATGGTTTGGACATCGGACTTGATAAAGTTCATCGTGTCATAGATGGCTAAGCCGGCGGTTACAACCCCACCTGGTGAGTTGATATAAAGATAAATGTCTTTGTCAGAGTCTTGCGCGTCTAAGAAGAGTAATTGCGCAATAATCGCATTGGCCATGTTGTCTTCAATGGGACCAGATAACATAATAATACGGTCTTTTAAAAGTCGTGAGTAAATGTCATAAGCACGTTCGCCACGTGATGACTGTTCGATAACTGTCGGAACTGGATACATACTTGTTAGCCTCCTAAAGTTTCAATCTGATAAATTAGCTCATTGCTAATATAAATGTAGTTTACCGCTAAGGTCAGTAAAGGTCAAAAGAAAAACCTCAAAAACAAAATTCCGTTTTTTTAGGTTCCGTGGTATACTTAGGATTCTATCATATACGGCTTGAGATTGGGGGAATCCCAATCTCTTTTTTATGTCCAAATATCCTGACTGACAAGCAGCAGGGGTACCGCCTAGGTTGCTGAGTATGGTATGATGAAAGCGGTATAAGTTTTATTTTTGCTTGATTTGGGTATAAAAAAAGCTGAGATATAATCTCAGCTAAGTGATGCGCCCGGAGGGAATCGAACCCCCATTTCAAGAACCGGAATCTTACGTGCGATCCATTACACTACGGGCGCCTGAACAACATGTTATAGTTTAGCGGATTATGGCTGAAAACACAAGAGGTATTTATAAAAAATATTTGGGAGGCATTATTTATGGCATTAGGACCAGGCTTTCGCCAGCAACAACGGCAAACCCAAAAGTTAGCCATGACGCAGCGATTACAACAATCGATTCAAATGTTGCAATTTAACGTTGAAGAATTACGTGACTTTTTAACCCAAAAAGCGCTTGAAAATCCATTAATTGATGTTGATACTAATTGGAATGCCAATCATGCCAGCTTGAGTACGGCTAAGAACGTTACGGCTCATGATGATTTTATTGAACGGGTTTCAACATCTAACCAACACTCGTTGTTTGAATACCTATTAGATCAGATTCACTTAACCATGCGGGATACAAAGCTACGCAAAATTGTGTTGTACTTGATTGAATACGTGGATGTTAATGGGTATTTAAAAGTGGCTGATGAACAAGTGCTAGCGGCAACGCAAGCGACGCCAATTGAATTACTAGATGCCATCACCTTGTTACAACAACTTGATCCACCAGGGGTTGGGGCGCGGAACTTACAACAAGCATTGATGTTACAAACTGAAAATGATGATAGTGCCCCTAATTTGGCGTACATTATTTTAGAAGAAAGTTTTGATGCATTGGTTAATCGTAATTGGGCCCAACTAGCTAAAAAATATGCAGTTGAGTTGGCAGATATTTCAAGTGTTTACGACTATGTACGGACGCTAAGTCCAACACCCGGGGCGGCAGTCGGGCAAGAAACAACGGGATATATTTTTCCAGACTTAATTGTGACCCAACCAACGGCGGGACAATTGGCATTGAAGACGGCGTCGATGGCGCAGCCAGTTGTCAAATTTCAAAGTCGGTATTATCAACAGATGAGTCAGCATGATGATCAAGAAGTCACGGAGTATCTCAAAGAGAAAAAATCTGAGTACGATTGGATTGCGAGCAGCTTGCAACAGCGTGAGGCAACTATTTTTCGCGTAGGGACTGCGATTATCGAACGCCAGTCGGCATTTTTCCTTGAAAAAACCAAAAGCTTAAAACCATTATTATTGCGCGATGTGGCCCAACAGCTACAAGTTCATGAATCGACAATTAGTCGGAGTATCAATGGTAAATATGTGCAAACTGACTTTGGTATGTTTGAACTTAAACGTTTCTTTACTCAGGCGGTCAGCAAGCGTCCCACAGATGGCGAACTTGTCTCAGCTGATAACGTGCAACACCGGATTGTGGCCTTAATTAAGCAGGAAGATAAAGAAAAACCGCTTTCAGACCAAAAAATAGTTCAGATTCTTAAGTCGGAAAATGTCGAACTTTCACGGCGCACAGTGGCCAAATATCGGGAAAATCTTAACATTCCGGCCTCGTCGAAACGAAAACAATATTTAAAAACCGAACAGTAATGAAAACAACCATTTTAAGCAGTCGGTTATCGGCTGTGATGGGTTCTCATTTGCAACCATTACATGAACCTGTTATAATTCAAGTTGTGGTTAAGAGAGGTATGCAACATCGATTTCATCGTAAATTATCGTTGTGTGCTTTGTTTTTTTAAGTCTTTGGGTCGTTATTCGACATAGCTGGACTAAATCCGTCCCACTAGAGAGCAGGTTGGATGCCATGCATTCAGATATTCAATGGATTGAGGCAATTGCCCCAGACATGGTTGAAATGCTAAGTCATCGTTACTTGGTATTAAGAACCATTAATTGGATGGCCCCAGTTGGACGTCGGCTATTGGCTCAAACCTTAGAAGTCAGTGAACGGACGTTACGGACCGAAACGGATACGTTACGGAAGTTAGATTTAATTGTGACTGATAAGGCGGGCATGCAGTTGACGCAACCGGGAAAAGATGTTTTACTCGGGTTAAGCCAATTCATGGATGAGTTAATGGGAATTCGGCAGAAAGAACGACAGTTAGCGCAACGCTTCAATTTAAAACGTTGCATTATTGTCTCTGGCGATTCCGACCGACAGTTAAAGGTTATCGGGACCATGGGCGAAGAAGTTAATCAACTATTACAGCGGTTATTGCCAGAAGGAAATAACATTATTGCGGTAATGGGTGGTCATACCATGGAACATGTGGCAAATCATTTATCTAGCAAGCTTGCTAGTAAGCGTGACTTGCTGTTTGTTCCGGCGCGTGGTGGGGTTGGTGAATCGGTTGCGATTCAAGCGAACACGATTGCGTCACAAATGGCACAACATACCGGTGGTAAATTTCGGTCGTTGTTTGTGCCCGAACAGGTCAGTGAACGAACTTATGAACCACTCCTTAAAGAACCAAGTATTCAAGAGGTGTTGGGGATTATTCGTCAAGCCAATGTGGTGATTCACAGCGTAGGTGATGCGGTTTCAATGGCGCATCGTCGGAACATGTCTGAGGATCAAATCAAAGTATTACGTGGCCGTCATGCGGTTGGGGAAGCTTTTGGTTATTTCTTTGATAAAGACGGCAACGTTGTTTATCGAATTCCACGCATTGGGTTGCAAATCGGAGAACTGGTCAATATGGAGATTATACTCGCAGTGGCGGGCGGTGCTTCTAAGGCGACCGCGATTGAGGCGTATATGAAGATCGCACCTAAGAAGACGTGTTTAATCACGGATGAAGGTGCAGCAAACTTGATTTTAAAAAAGTAATCTTCTATAGTGAAGTTGCTTTTTAAAATAAAAAAATATTTTTATTTCCACAAGGAGGAAATTCTAGTATGTCTGTAAAAATTGGTATTAATGGTTTCGGACGTATCGGTCGTTTAGCATTCCGTCGTATCTTAGAACTTGGTGCAAAATCAAGTGATATCGAAGTTGTTGCTATTAACGATTTAACTTCACCTGCATTGTTGGCTCATCTTTTGAAGTATGACTCAACTCATGGTACTTTGGACGCTGAAGTTTCAGCAACCGACGATTCAATCGTGGTTAACGGTAAGACTTACCGTGTTTATGCTGAACCTAAAGCACAAAATATTCCTTGGGTAAAGAACGACGGCGTTGACTTCGTTCTCGAATGTACTGGTTTCTACACATCAAAGGCTAAGTCACAAGCTCACTTGGACGCTGGTGCAAAGCGTGTCTTGATTTCTGCTCCTGCTGGTAGCGATTTGAAGACCATCGTTTACAATGTTAACGATGACATCTTAAACTCAGATGACCGCATTGTTTCTGCTGGTTCATGTACGACTAACTGTCTTGCACCACTTGCCTTCTTCGAAAACGAAGAATTCGGCATCAAAGTTGGTACGATGACTACTATCCATGCTTACACATCAACTCAAATGTTACTTGATGGTCCTGTACGTGGTGGTAACTTCCGTGCTGCTCGTGCTGCTGGTGTGAACACTATTCCTCATTCAACTGGTGCTGCTAAAGCTCTTGGCTTAGTAATCCCAGAATTGAAGGGTAAGTTACAAGGCCATGCACAACGTGTTGGTGTTGTTGACGGTTCATTAACTGAATTAGTTGCTATCTTAGACAAGAACGTTACTGCTGATGAAGTTAATGCAGCAATCAAGAAGCATACTGAAGGTAACGAATCATTCGGTTACAACGAAGACGAAATTGTTTCTTCTGACGTAATTGGTACTACTTTTGGTTCAATCTTCGATCCTACCCAAACTGAAGTTACTTCTGATGGTGAAAGCCAATTAGTTAAGACTGTTGCTTGGTACGATAACGAATATGGCTTCACTTGCCAAATGGTACGTACTTTATTGAAGTTCGCTACTCTCTAATATAAATTAGTTTGTCAGAACTTTAAAACCGCATAGGTTTTGAGACGGCGGGGGGAGGCAATCTCCTTCTGCCGTCTTTTTTTAATTCAAACCCACGAATTCTAGGAGGATTTTAACTTGGCTAAATTAATCGTTTCAGATTTAGATGTTAAAGATAAAAAAGTTTTAATTCGTGTCGACTTTAATGTGCCAATTAAAGACGGCAAAATTGGTGACGACAACCGGATCGTCGCTGCTTTACCAACAATCAAATACGTTAGCGAACATGATGGTAAAGCTATCTTGTTCTCTCACTTAGGTCGGATCAAGAGTGAAGACGACAAGAAGGGCCTTAGCTTACGTCCAGTTGCTGAACGCCTTTCAAACTTGTTAAACAAGCCAGTTACCTTCGTACCTGTTACTGAAGGCGAACAACTTGAAACTGCTATTAACAACATGAATGATGGGGATGTTTTAGTTGTTGAAAACACCCGTTTTGAAGACGTTGTTAACGGCGAACAAGTTAAACGTGAATCAGGTAACGACCCTGAATTAGGCAAGTACTGGGCATCATTAGGTGACGTTTACGTCAACGATGCTTTCGGGACTGCTCACCGGGCCCATGCTTCTAACGTTGGGATTGCTTCAAACATGGATCAAGCTGCTGCTGGGTTCTTGATGGAAAAAGAAATCAAGTTCTTAGGTAACGCCGTTGATAATCCAAAGCACCCATTTGTTGCTATCTTAGGTGGTGCTAAGGTTTCTGATAAGATCGGTGTGATTGATCACTTGCTTGCTAAAGCTGATAAAATCATCATCGGTGGTGGGATGACTTATACCTTCTATGCTGCTAAAGGCATGGGTATTGGGAATTCACTTGTTGAAAAAGACAAAATTGACTTAGCTAAGTCAATCATCGAAAAAGCTGGCGACAAGTTAGTCTTACCTAGCGACTCAGTTGTTGCTGAAAAGTTTGACAACGATGTTCCTAGCAAAGTCGTTGAAGGGTCAATTCCTGACGGTTACATGGCCTTAGACATCGGTCCTAAATCAGTTGAAGAATTTAAAGCTGTTTTAAGCGATGCTAAGACGGTTGTTTGGAACGGACCAATGGGTGTCTTCGAAATGAGTAACTATGCTAAGGGGACGCTTGAAATTGGCGAATTCTTAGGTACGTTATCAGAAGCAACG
This genomic window from Lactobacillus sp. CBA3606 contains:
- the gap gene encoding type I glyceraldehyde-3-phosphate dehydrogenase codes for the protein MSVKIGINGFGRIGRLAFRRILELGAKSSDIEVVAINDLTSPALLAHLLKYDSTHGTLDAEVSATDDSIVVNGKTYRVYAEPKAQNIPWVKNDGVDFVLECTGFYTSKAKSQAHLDAGAKRVLISAPAGSDLKTIVYNVNDDILNSDDRIVSAGSCTTNCLAPLAFFENEEFGIKVGTMTTIHAYTSTQMLLDGPVRGGNFRAARAAGVNTIPHSTGAAKALGLVIPELKGKLQGHAQRVGVVDGSLTELVAILDKNVTADEVNAAIKKHTEGNESFGYNEDEIVSSDVIGTTFGSIFDPTQTEVTSDGESQLVKTVAWYDNEYGFTCQMVRTLLKFATL
- the pgk gene encoding phosphoglycerate kinase; this encodes MAKLIVSDLDVKDKKVLIRVDFNVPIKDGKIGDDNRIVAALPTIKYVSEHDGKAILFSHLGRIKSEDDKKGLSLRPVAERLSNLLNKPVTFVPVTEGEQLETAINNMNDGDVLVVENTRFEDVVNGEQVKRESGNDPELGKYWASLGDVYVNDAFGTAHRAHASNVGIASNMDQAAAGFLMEKEIKFLGNAVDNPKHPFVAILGGAKVSDKIGVIDHLLAKADKIIIGGGMTYTFYAAKGMGIGNSLVEKDKIDLAKSIIEKAGDKLVLPSDSVVAEKFDNDVPSKVVEGSIPDGYMALDIGPKSVEEFKAVLSDAKTVVWNGPMGVFEMSNYAKGTLEIGEFLGTLSEATTIVGGGDSTAAVKQLGVADKLTHISTGGGASLEYLEGKTLPGIAAISTK
- the clpP gene encoding ATP-dependent Clp endopeptidase proteolytic subunit ClpP, with protein sequence MYPVPTVIEQSSRGERAYDIYSRLLKDRIIMLSGPIEDNMANAIIAQLLFLDAQDSDKDIYLYINSPGGVVTAGLAIYDTMNFIKSDVQTIVMGMAASMASVLASSGTKGKRFALPNSEILIHQPSGGAQGQQTEIEIVAEEILKTRKKINEILASNSDQPVEKLNHDTERDNYLTAQEAKEYGLIDDIMENNKLK
- the rpoN gene encoding RNA polymerase factor sigma-54 yields the protein MALGPGFRQQQRQTQKLAMTQRLQQSIQMLQFNVEELRDFLTQKALENPLIDVDTNWNANHASLSTAKNVTAHDDFIERVSTSNQHSLFEYLLDQIHLTMRDTKLRKIVLYLIEYVDVNGYLKVADEQVLAATQATPIELLDAITLLQQLDPPGVGARNLQQALMLQTENDDSAPNLAYIILEESFDALVNRNWAQLAKKYAVELADISSVYDYVRTLSPTPGAAVGQETTGYIFPDLIVTQPTAGQLALKTASMAQPVVKFQSRYYQQMSQHDDQEVTEYLKEKKSEYDWIASSLQQREATIFRVGTAIIERQSAFFLEKTKSLKPLLLRDVAQQLQVHESTISRSINGKYVQTDFGMFELKRFFTQAVSKRPTDGELVSADNVQHRIVALIKQEDKEKPLSDQKIVQILKSENVELSRRTVAKYRENLNIPASSKRKQYLKTEQ
- a CDS encoding sugar-binding transcriptional regulator, with translation MHSDIQWIEAIAPDMVEMLSHRYLVLRTINWMAPVGRRLLAQTLEVSERTLRTETDTLRKLDLIVTDKAGMQLTQPGKDVLLGLSQFMDELMGIRQKERQLAQRFNLKRCIIVSGDSDRQLKVIGTMGEEVNQLLQRLLPEGNNIIAVMGGHTMEHVANHLSSKLASKRDLLFVPARGGVGESVAIQANTIASQMAQHTGGKFRSLFVPEQVSERTYEPLLKEPSIQEVLGIIRQANVVIHSVGDAVSMAHRRNMSEDQIKVLRGRHAVGEAFGYFFDKDGNVVYRIPRIGLQIGELVNMEIILAVAGGASKATAIEAYMKIAPKKTCLITDEGAANLILKK
- a CDS encoding peptide ABC transporter substrate-binding protein; this translates as MKKRSVLAVIFSVILVTVLAACGKQSSQTTTSGNYATNQVLNLSYPSSLDSIDISTMSGYGSTGNLFESLYRLGKDGSVTPGLASQSKVSKDGKTYTFTIRNAKWSDGSAITAQDFVYSWRRTVTPATKSQYAYLFSGVKNADAIVAGKKSANTLGVKASGKHTFIVTLDKPITYFKKLMTYPLFGPISEKAIKKWGSKYATKAQYMVYSGPFKLTGWTGTNNKWTYVKNNQYWDKKVVHLNKINYSVNESSTTTLNLFQENKLDLTQLSSEQVKNMKANKTYTTYPYSITAFLVYNFQDSNATIKKALSNQKIRQAISLSINRDQLVKNVIGDASKPAKTFVPQDLAKDPKNGQDFASESTVKNSTSYNPKLAKKLWQQGLKEVGIKRLTISMLTSNDEPNKPISQYFKGQLEKTLPGLTINLSNLPAKVASSRAQQGDFDVYLSGWGADFNDPISHLQIMTSGSGYNYGKYNRSTYNALIKKAQNQDANNAEARWQDTLQAEKVIMQDQGITPIYQTVYSYLQNPKAKGIIHNTAGTQWNYKYAYMEK